Proteins co-encoded in one Flavobacteriaceae bacterium MAR_2009_75 genomic window:
- a CDS encoding 6-pyruvoyltetrahydropterin/6-carboxytetrahydropterin synthase codes for MKVKVSRKAHFNAAHRLYRKDWNSEKNDEVFGKCNNPNFHGHNYELVVSVTGEIDEETGFVIDMKVLKDLIKNEIEDALDHKNLNVEVPEFQDLNPTAENIAVVIWRKLRPHIEKTKEIEVTLYETPRNFVTFSG; via the coding sequence ATGAAGGTTAAAGTGAGTAGAAAAGCACATTTTAATGCGGCACATCGTCTGTATCGAAAAGACTGGAACTCAGAAAAAAATGATGAGGTGTTTGGTAAATGTAATAACCCAAACTTTCATGGTCACAATTATGAGCTGGTTGTAAGTGTTACTGGTGAGATAGATGAAGAAACGGGTTTTGTTATCGATATGAAGGTTTTGAAAGACTTGATCAAGAACGAAATTGAAGATGCCCTTGACCACAAGAATTTGAATGTTGAGGTGCCAGAATTTCAAGATTTAAACCCAACTGCAGAAAATATTGCCGTGGTTATCTGGCGTAAACTTAGACCTCATATTGAAAAGACCAAAGAAATCGAGGTTACCCTCTATGAAACCCCACGAAACTTTGTAACATTTTCAGGTTAG
- a CDS encoding penicillin-binding protein 1A: MILKGIKNRYLRIGILALMGLFIFSVIFVMSVKWGLWGKLPSKEDLSDFQYQRASEVYTADSMLIGKYYLFDRQPIVFDDIPENVLNALVAIEDERFHEHSGIDYQSLGRVALKTILMQDQSAGGGSTLTQQLAKNLYPRRDRKQTNIVVDKLKEMFIAKRIEKIYSKQEILGHYLNTVSFGDNTFGIESASLKFFNKKTQDLKLEEAAVLVGMLKATYGYNPRVFPERSLERRNLVLSSMHKNEMLPENQKDSLINVPLTLNYREYDNNDGLAPYFREEVRKKLLKWTKEQREEGNEYNIYTSGLKIYTTLDYNMQFWAEEAMRDHMKSLQERFEKSYGQSAPWATNKKLINKLIKQSNIYKKLSASGLDEKQIMDSLNQKKKMILVDWEGEKTVQASSIDSLKHYMKFLNTGSLAIEPKTGAVKTWIGGVDFEHFKYDHVAQSKRQVGSTFKPLVYTAALETGIEPCTYFSAEEVEYENLKGWSPGNSGEKDEAYLNYSMEQALSNSVNTVAVKVMEKTGINNVIAMAKNMGIFTKLPEEPSLALGTGEIYLNELAGAYASYMNNGRAVLPYLINSISDQKDSLLVEFKPKRAVETAFSEQTRQIMVEMMKSTIDRGTASRIRSTYKLNNAIAGKTGTTQNNKDAWFVALTPELVHVTWVGLDNHEIGFKSTSLGQGASAALPIFAKFMQEMNKHPSYNYITKAQFKKPDPIVLEMLDCEPVKRDGFFKRLFKNPDKKRKKEFKDRNSAP; the protein is encoded by the coding sequence TTGATACTAAAAGGAATAAAAAATAGGTATTTAAGAATAGGCATCTTAGCCTTAATGGGTCTCTTCATTTTCTCCGTTATCTTCGTGATGAGCGTGAAATGGGGGCTATGGGGCAAATTACCTTCTAAAGAAGACCTCTCCGATTTTCAATATCAAAGAGCATCTGAAGTTTATACTGCAGATAGCATGCTCATCGGTAAATACTATCTTTTTGATAGGCAACCGATTGTTTTTGATGATATTCCAGAGAACGTACTCAATGCATTGGTTGCCATAGAAGATGAGCGTTTTCACGAACATTCGGGCATCGATTACCAAAGTTTGGGCAGGGTAGCATTAAAGACCATTTTAATGCAAGACCAATCGGCAGGTGGGGGAAGTACCCTTACACAACAATTGGCCAAAAATCTATACCCCAGAAGAGACCGTAAGCAAACCAATATTGTAGTCGATAAGCTTAAGGAAATGTTCATTGCCAAGCGTATCGAAAAAATTTACTCGAAGCAAGAAATTTTAGGGCACTATTTAAATACGGTTTCATTTGGCGACAATACTTTTGGCATTGAAAGCGCTTCACTCAAGTTTTTTAATAAAAAAACTCAAGATTTAAAACTTGAAGAGGCAGCCGTTTTGGTAGGCATGCTCAAGGCGACCTACGGATATAACCCTAGGGTTTTTCCTGAAAGAAGTTTGGAGCGTAGAAATTTGGTCTTGTCATCGATGCACAAAAATGAGATGCTACCAGAGAATCAAAAAGATAGTTTAATTAACGTACCATTGACCCTAAACTATCGTGAGTACGATAATAACGACGGACTGGCACCTTATTTCAGGGAAGAAGTAAGAAAGAAATTATTGAAATGGACCAAAGAGCAGCGCGAAGAAGGTAACGAGTACAACATCTATACCTCAGGTCTAAAAATCTACACTACCCTTGATTACAATATGCAATTCTGGGCCGAAGAAGCCATGAGAGATCATATGAAATCGCTTCAAGAACGTTTCGAGAAAAGCTATGGACAAAGTGCGCCTTGGGCCACCAATAAAAAATTGATCAATAAACTGATCAAACAATCAAACATCTATAAAAAATTAAGCGCTTCTGGTCTTGATGAAAAGCAAATTATGGACTCGCTCAACCAAAAGAAAAAGATGATTTTGGTCGATTGGGAGGGTGAGAAAACCGTACAGGCTAGCTCAATTGATAGTTTGAAACATTATATGAAATTTCTGAATACCGGTTCATTGGCCATTGAACCTAAAACTGGGGCTGTGAAAACCTGGATAGGTGGGGTAGATTTTGAACACTTTAAATATGATCATGTCGCTCAGAGTAAAAGACAAGTGGGTTCGACATTTAAGCCTTTGGTATATACCGCCGCCTTGGAAACGGGTATTGAACCTTGCACCTATTTTTCTGCGGAGGAAGTAGAATATGAAAACCTGAAAGGGTGGTCACCGGGAAATTCTGGCGAAAAAGATGAGGCTTACCTCAACTATTCGATGGAGCAAGCCTTGAGTAATTCTGTGAATACCGTTGCAGTAAAAGTCATGGAGAAAACGGGGATAAACAATGTAATTGCCATGGCTAAAAACATGGGTATTTTCACCAAGCTACCAGAAGAGCCTTCACTGGCTTTAGGTACAGGAGAAATATACCTCAATGAACTGGCCGGGGCCTATGCGAGCTATATGAACAATGGGCGTGCTGTTTTGCCTTATTTAATCAATTCTATTTCTGACCAAAAAGATTCTCTTTTGGTTGAATTCAAGCCTAAGCGGGCCGTTGAAACTGCCTTCTCAGAACAAACACGACAAATCATGGTCGAGATGATGAAATCGACAATTGACAGAGGTACGGCTTCACGCATTCGCAGTACTTATAAATTGAATAATGCTATTGCAGGTAAAACCGGAACTACCCAAAATAATAAAGATGCTTGGTTCGTCGCCTTAACACCAGAACTGGTTCACGTAACCTGGGTTGGGCTCGATAATCACGAAATTGGTTTTAAAAGCACCAGTTTAGGCCAAGGTGCAAGTGCGGCGCTACCGATTTTTGCAAAATTTATGCAAGAAATGAACAAGCATCCTTCGTATAATTATATCACAAAAGCTCAATTTAAAAAACCGGACCCCATCGTTCTCGAAATGCTAGACTGCGAACCGGTCAAACGTGATGGCTTTTTTAAACGTTTATTCAAGAATCCTGATAAGAAAAGAAAGAAAGAATTTAAAGATCGCAACTCGGCACCATAA
- a CDS encoding peroxiredoxin Q/BCP has translation MGLKVGDEIPDFTLTDQFGKVFDSANFKGKKPMVIYFYPKDDTPGCTKEACAFRDSYEQFKDFGVKVIGISSDDQKSHLKFAEKYKLPFTLLADDNKIVRKAFNVGKNLLILPGRETYVVDSKGKIIMVFNSLGASGHIREALKAIQSIKL, from the coding sequence ATGGGACTAAAAGTGGGTGATGAAATTCCCGATTTTACATTGACCGATCAGTTCGGTAAAGTATTCGACAGTGCAAATTTTAAGGGTAAAAAACCGATGGTCATCTATTTCTATCCGAAAGACGATACTCCCGGTTGTACGAAAGAAGCATGTGCCTTTAGAGATAGCTATGAGCAGTTCAAAGATTTCGGCGTTAAGGTTATCGGTATCAGTTCAGACGACCAGAAAAGCCATCTTAAATTTGCTGAAAAATATAAGCTTCCCTTTACCTTGCTCGCAGATGATAATAAAATAGTACGCAAAGCGTTCAATGTAGGAAAAAATTTGTTAATACTCCCCGGTAGGGAAACCTATGTTGTAGATTCTAAAGGAAAAATAATCATGGTTTTCAATAGCCTGGGTGCTTCAGGGCATATCAGAGAAGCATTGAAAGCCATACAATCGATCAAACTATGA
- a CDS encoding putative membrane protein translates to MIEPLITDDTVVFGLLTLCLGFIFYTSSITKGFWKKFYSIVPAVLMCYLLPAILASSGIISDESSNLYFVASRYLLPAALVLMTLSIDLKAISNLGSKALIMFLTGSVGIIIGGPIAILIVSIFSPETVGGNDFDAIWRGLATIAGSWIGGGANQAAMLEIFRYNPEKYGGMVLVDIVVANVWMAVILLGVGKTKRIDKWLRADTSAIETLKVKVTAFAEKITRVPTLKDYMMMLFFAFTATGIAHFFGNHISNFLTSTFDSVSDKKSFLSFLGSSFFWMVVIATVVGISLSFTKAKNYEGAGASKIGGMFIYILVATIGMKMDLGKVLENPGLIAIGFIWITIHAGLLILVAKLIKAPYFFLAVGSQANVGGAASAPVVAAEFHPSLTSVGVLLAVFGYVVGTGGALLCAYLMEVASKL, encoded by the coding sequence ATGATAGAACCCCTAATTACCGATGACACTGTAGTATTTGGTTTATTAACTCTCTGCCTAGGCTTCATATTTTATACCTCCTCGATTACCAAAGGGTTTTGGAAAAAGTTTTATTCAATAGTGCCCGCTGTTCTAATGTGCTATTTATTGCCTGCGATATTGGCCAGTTCAGGCATAATTTCCGATGAGTCGTCGAATCTTTATTTTGTAGCTAGCAGATATCTTTTGCCTGCTGCATTGGTACTTATGACTTTAAGTATCGACTTGAAGGCCATCTCCAATTTGGGGTCAAAAGCGCTTATTATGTTTTTGACCGGTAGCGTAGGCATAATAATCGGTGGGCCTATAGCCATTTTAATTGTGTCTATATTTTCACCTGAAACTGTTGGCGGCAATGATTTTGATGCTATTTGGCGCGGACTTGCAACCATTGCCGGCAGTTGGATCGGTGGTGGCGCCAATCAAGCGGCCATGCTAGAAATATTCAGGTACAACCCTGAAAAATATGGTGGTATGGTGTTGGTCGATATAGTAGTTGCCAATGTATGGATGGCCGTTATTCTTCTCGGAGTCGGTAAAACAAAGCGCATCGACAAATGGCTCAGGGCAGATACCAGCGCTATCGAAACCCTAAAGGTAAAGGTTACCGCTTTTGCCGAGAAAATTACTAGGGTTCCCACGCTCAAAGATTACATGATGATGTTGTTCTTTGCCTTTACGGCAACCGGAATAGCCCATTTTTTCGGAAATCACATCAGTAATTTTCTTACTTCAACGTTCGACAGTGTCAGTGACAAGAAAAGTTTTCTGTCATTTTTAGGTTCCAGTTTCTTTTGGATGGTGGTAATCGCTACCGTAGTTGGTATTTCATTATCATTTACCAAGGCCAAAAACTACGAAGGTGCAGGGGCCAGTAAAATCGGCGGAATGTTCATTTATATCCTTGTGGCAACCATAGGTATGAAAATGGATTTGGGCAAAGTTTTAGAAAACCCTGGCCTTATCGCAATAGGCTTTATTTGGATTACTATACATGCCGGCTTATTGATATTGGTCGCCAAACTTATAAAAGCCCCTTATTTTTTCTTGGCGGTTGGCAGTCAAGCCAATGTGGGCGGGGCCGCTTCGGCACCAGTGGTGGCCGCAGAATTTCATCCGTCATTGACCTCTGTTGGTGTATTGTTAGCTGTCTTTGGCTATGTAGTCGGTACTGGGGGTGCCCTACTTTGTGCCTATCTTATGGAAGTTGCTTCAAAACTATAA
- a CDS encoding alkylated DNA repair dioxygenase AlkB yields MQRILPTETNLKLVDSTIHYYPNFFNREEADFLFQCLRSTVPWQQDKIQVFGKEYLQPRLTALYGNNGKNYSYSHITMEPHTFTSELLKIKNKVDNHCNVDFTTCLINLYRNGKDSNGWHADNEKELGADPIIASVSLGEERFFHLKHRACKAQRYKLLLEPGSLLVMSGETQKYWLHQIPKTSRILDERINLTFRVIK; encoded by the coding sequence ATGCAACGGATTTTACCGACAGAGACCAATTTAAAATTGGTTGATAGTACTATACACTACTATCCCAATTTTTTTAATCGTGAAGAAGCTGACTTTCTATTTCAATGTTTAAGAAGTACGGTGCCCTGGCAACAAGACAAAATTCAGGTTTTCGGAAAAGAATATTTACAGCCAAGACTCACCGCGCTTTACGGTAATAACGGCAAGAATTATTCTTATTCTCATATTACAATGGAACCGCATACTTTCACCAGTGAACTTTTAAAAATTAAAAATAAAGTTGATAACCACTGTAATGTCGATTTTACTACTTGTTTAATCAATTTATATAGAAATGGCAAAGACAGTAACGGCTGGCATGCCGACAATGAGAAAGAATTGGGGGCGGACCCGATTATAGCTTCTGTTTCTTTAGGTGAGGAACGATTTTTTCATCTCAAACACAGGGCTTGTAAAGCTCAGAGGTACAAATTACTCTTAGAACCTGGCAGTTTATTGGTCATGTCGGGCGAAACACAGAAATACTGGTTACACCAAATACCAAAAACCTCTAGAATTCTTGACGAACGTATAAATCTAACCTTTAGGGTCATAAAATAA
- a CDS encoding gliding motility-associated-like protein — protein sequence MKSTYTSVTYFRIIFLICVTLLTSAQLLSQANSIRTGVTFNWADTQVTVSDPANLQSISIDGVDYNTFVVPSSYEMSRVGPGGDGENNIWLNGSRVVSGSDDPNWESGALDAYQSLNLNHYFQSNSTGDNFCEDYTALATTNAQIQTISYNPGIPSNPDGVIAITERGGNNCMYVELHGIPAGGGAEQLLGRTFVRNETNLTGVLPQAEPTANSDYWSSGRNNENNQIIGVALYELSELAPVGSTITSIRYMGATTDHGDGKFFLMQTYAEDDSLRIKLDREGNGDIAANDLVPNGSSYTLTSSPSNGTLIFNPDGTFNYIPNTGFTGNDTFEYEVCLPAPNTRVCDTGTAIIVIKLEAIFDSANVVNNSTDNIINVLQNDNFGSSGPRPNNAITNFTLPTNGTIALQDNGTANDSFDDYFTYTPNTDFIGTDFFKYEITDASGSTDITSVYITTDYDTDNDLVDNRTDLDDDNDGIVDSNESLDCIDDDYFAWEFNAPVGTRENDFVQNPSINTWLISNTGSITTGVGIDGNSPAAELQISNIDAITYEEAVLQNEYVEVDFTTADGLINPVIERIGINWFQNSDGTTVGHSYDVALEISNDGFVTSMSLYSDIRIHYPSNGVSEFFDIMPSGSQFNLEENTTYTLRVYTYNQQNDGNVAYSVFDDFTVRVSSCQEQNSDSDGVADHLDLDSDDDGCGDAIEAGHEDADGDLYLGSSPISVDADGLVLDQGGYSGSSDSVVTPNGVAVTINSSPNDQQIPIAGNAIFSVNVSGSALSHVWEVSTDSGSTWSQVSDGGIYAGANTTELSLSNVPVTESGNQYRLVATSADNLCQPIAVSDSAILIVGEVSPDVLDSDGDGITDSFEDLNLDGDDNPATNPTNSDNDEYPDYLDIDSDNDGIPDNVEAQTTSDYIPPSNRDENDNGLDDAYENDGMQGLIPVNSDGEDMPDYLDLDSDNDNILDSIEAHDHNHDGIPDVVFIGSDKDDDGLDDGYEGEEMIDVDINDEIDNPILDLPNTDGDEESDYRDIDDDGDGIMSRDEDANTDGDYSNDDENGNGRPDYLEAPYTDVIVYNVVTPNGDNLHDYLTITGLEERPENHLQIYNRWGILLYETESYDTSGNQFIGMTSDQLSQGVEERLPSGTYFYLLNYEDTDGKHKMLKGYLYLN from the coding sequence ATGAAGAGTACCTACACTTCAGTTACATATTTCAGAATCATATTTTTAATATGTGTAACCCTATTGACATCAGCTCAACTTTTAAGTCAGGCCAACTCGATTAGAACGGGTGTAACCTTCAATTGGGCAGATACACAGGTTACCGTAAGCGATCCTGCGAACTTACAATCCATAAGCATTGACGGCGTTGATTACAATACTTTCGTTGTTCCTTCATCTTATGAGATGTCCAGAGTAGGCCCGGGTGGTGATGGCGAAAATAATATATGGTTAAATGGTTCTCGGGTTGTGAGTGGCAGTGATGACCCAAATTGGGAGTCTGGGGCGTTAGATGCCTATCAGTCGCTAAATCTAAACCATTATTTTCAATCGAATAGTACGGGAGATAATTTTTGTGAAGACTACACCGCTCTTGCTACGACCAATGCTCAAATACAGACCATATCTTACAACCCTGGTATACCATCGAACCCCGACGGAGTGATTGCCATAACAGAACGTGGCGGTAACAATTGTATGTATGTTGAGTTGCATGGTATACCTGCAGGTGGTGGGGCGGAACAATTATTGGGTAGAACATTTGTTCGAAATGAGACTAATCTAACCGGTGTACTACCTCAAGCCGAACCCACGGCGAATAGCGATTATTGGAGTAGTGGTAGAAATAACGAGAACAATCAAATAATCGGTGTAGCCTTATATGAATTATCTGAGCTTGCCCCGGTCGGGTCTACTATCACCTCTATCAGATATATGGGAGCAACGACTGATCATGGTGACGGAAAGTTCTTTCTGATGCAAACCTATGCTGAAGACGATAGTTTAAGAATAAAGTTAGACCGTGAAGGCAATGGCGATATTGCGGCCAACGATTTGGTGCCAAATGGAAGTTCTTATACCCTGACCTCGAGCCCATCGAACGGAACATTGATTTTTAACCCCGATGGTACGTTCAACTATATACCGAATACCGGTTTTACGGGTAACGATACCTTTGAATATGAAGTTTGTCTGCCAGCACCCAACACAAGGGTGTGCGATACAGGTACGGCCATTATAGTGATAAAATTAGAAGCAATTTTTGATAGTGCAAATGTGGTGAACAACTCTACCGACAATATCATCAACGTTCTACAAAACGATAATTTTGGGAGTTCAGGCCCAAGACCGAATAATGCCATTACTAATTTCACTTTGCCTACTAATGGAACGATAGCTTTACAGGATAACGGTACTGCAAACGATTCTTTTGATGACTATTTTACCTATACACCGAATACCGATTTCATCGGCACTGATTTTTTTAAGTATGAAATTACCGATGCCAGTGGAAGTACAGATATAACTTCTGTTTATATTACCACTGATTATGATACGGATAATGATTTAGTGGACAATAGAACAGATTTAGATGATGATAATGATGGAATTGTAGATAGTAATGAGTCATTAGATTGTATTGATGACGATTATTTTGCATGGGAATTTAATGCCCCGGTAGGCACAAGGGAAAATGATTTTGTTCAGAACCCATCGATCAATACATGGCTTATTTCGAATACTGGTAGTATCACTACGGGTGTGGGTATAGATGGTAATTCACCTGCAGCTGAATTGCAGATCAGTAATATTGATGCAATTACTTATGAAGAAGCAGTATTACAAAATGAATACGTGGAGGTTGATTTTACTACAGCTGATGGATTAATAAACCCGGTAATCGAGCGTATAGGTATAAATTGGTTTCAAAATTCTGATGGTACAACTGTAGGCCATTCCTACGATGTAGCCCTTGAGATTTCAAATGATGGTTTTGTTACTTCCATGTCTCTGTATTCTGATATCCGAATTCATTATCCTTCAAACGGGGTTTCTGAATTTTTCGATATAATGCCATCAGGTTCTCAATTTAATTTAGAGGAAAATACAACGTATACTTTACGGGTCTATACTTACAATCAACAGAATGATGGTAACGTAGCTTATTCCGTATTTGATGACTTTACAGTACGGGTTTCTAGTTGTCAAGAACAGAATAGCGATAGTGATGGTGTTGCCGACCATTTAGATTTAGATAGTGATGATGATGGTTGTGGCGATGCAATAGAAGCTGGCCATGAAGATGCTGATGGTGATTTATATTTGGGGAGTTCTCCGATTTCGGTAGATGCCGATGGATTGGTACTAGATCAAGGAGGTTATAGTGGTTCTTCAGATTCAGTGGTAACCCCAAATGGGGTAGCGGTGACGATAAATTCTTCTCCGAACGATCAGCAAATACCAATCGCCGGGAATGCTATTTTTTCGGTAAACGTAAGCGGTTCTGCACTTTCCCATGTATGGGAAGTAAGCACTGATTCCGGTAGTACTTGGAGCCAGGTATCCGATGGCGGAATTTATGCCGGTGCGAACACGACAGAACTCTCATTGTCAAATGTTCCGGTAACTGAAAGCGGAAATCAATATAGATTGGTAGCGACAAGTGCGGATAATCTCTGCCAACCTATTGCGGTGTCAGATAGTGCCATTCTAATTGTTGGAGAGGTTTCACCCGATGTTCTAGATAGTGATGGTGATGGAATTACCGATAGTTTTGAAGACTTGAATTTAGATGGTGACGATAATCCGGCAACAAACCCTACCAATTCCGATAACGATGAATATCCTGATTATTTAGATATAGATAGTGATAATGATGGTATACCTGATAATGTAGAGGCCCAGACTACTTCAGATTACATTCCACCCAGTAATCGAGATGAAAATGATAATGGATTAGATGATGCCTATGAAAATGATGGTATGCAGGGTCTGATACCTGTTAATTCAGATGGTGAAGATATGCCCGATTATTTAGATCTTGACAGTGATAACGATAATATTTTAGATTCTATCGAGGCACACGATCATAATCACGATGGCATACCCGATGTAGTATTCATTGGATCTGATAAAGATGATGATGGGCTTGATGATGGCTATGAAGGTGAAGAAATGATAGATGTTGACATCAATGATGAAATTGACAATCCAATACTTGATTTGCCGAACACTGATGGTGATGAAGAATCAGATTATCGAGATATTGACGATGATGGTGATGGTATTATGAGTAGAGATGAAGATGCCAATACTGATGGTGATTATTCTAATGACGATGAAAATGGTAACGGAAGACCTGATTATTTAGAGGCCCCATATACAGATGTAATTGTATACAACGTAGTAACTCCTAATGGTGATAACTTACACGATTACTTGACCATCACAGGTTTAGAAGAGCGACCTGAAAATCATTTGCAGATATATAATCGCTGGGGTATTTTGCTTTACGAAACCGAATCATACGACACATCTGGTAATCAATTTATAGGTATGACATCTGATCAGCTGTCGCAAGGCGTTGAAGAAAGACTTCCCTCAGGTACTTACTTTTACCTCTTAAATTACGAAGATACCGATGGTAAACATAAAATGCTCAAAGGTTACCTCTACCTTAACTAG
- a CDS encoding S1/P1 nuclease, protein MKRIAFLLIFISNFILANDGDWSKTGHRAVGQIAEKHLSRKAKRAIKELLNGRSLATVSNFADDIKSDTAYRKFGPWHYVNFPADKKYTEVKPSEQGDIIIGIEKCIEIIGDDKSTTADKAFYLKMLVHLMGDLHQPMHVGRSEDRGGNDIQLQWFNEGTNLHRVWDSHMINDYGMSYTELSASLPKLTKEKVNLIQEGTIYEWVEESQDIANEVYDSVETGEKLYYRYSYDWWSTVEQQLLKGGVRLAKVLNEIFS, encoded by the coding sequence ATGAAAAGAATAGCTTTCTTATTGATATTTATCTCAAATTTCATTTTGGCAAATGATGGAGACTGGTCGAAGACCGGACATAGGGCTGTTGGTCAAATTGCCGAAAAGCACCTTTCAAGAAAAGCGAAGAGAGCTATCAAAGAATTATTGAACGGTAGAAGTCTGGCCACGGTTTCTAATTTTGCAGATGATATTAAGTCTGATACGGCCTACCGAAAGTTCGGCCCTTGGCACTATGTGAATTTTCCGGCAGATAAGAAATATACGGAAGTCAAGCCCAGTGAGCAGGGTGATATTATTATTGGTATAGAAAAATGTATCGAAATCATAGGAGATGATAAAAGTACAACTGCCGATAAGGCCTTCTACCTCAAAATGTTGGTGCATTTAATGGGCGACCTTCATCAACCCATGCATGTTGGCCGATCTGAAGATAGGGGAGGTAATGATATTCAGTTACAATGGTTTAATGAGGGTACCAACCTTCATCGGGTTTGGGATAGCCATATGATTAACGATTATGGAATGAGTTACACCGAACTTTCTGCCTCATTACCCAAGTTAACTAAAGAAAAGGTCAACTTGATCCAAGAGGGTACTATTTATGAATGGGTAGAAGAGAGTCAAGATATCGCCAATGAGGTTTATGATTCTGTAGAGACCGGTGAAAAATTATACTACCGTTATAGCTATGACTGGTGGAGTACGGTTGAGCAACAACTTCTAAAGGGTGGGGTAAGATTGGCCAAGGTTCTCAACGAAATTTTCTCTTGA
- a CDS encoding mannose-6-phosphate isomerase type 1, with amino-acid sequence MNFYPLKFQPILKERLWGGTKLKDVLGKPIENDITGESWELSTVSGDVSVVSNGKLVGKTLQELIEEFPEQVLGNSVFERFGTDFPILIKFIDAKKDLSIQLHPNDELAKERHNSFGKTEMWYVMDADNDAELIVGFNKDVTKEEYANSLENDTLLELLNYEKVNEGDTFFINTGKIHAIGAGVLLAEIQQTSDITYRVFDFNRKDKNGNLRELHTDLALDAIDYTKKDDFKVNYSNTKDKVNDMVECPYFKTNFLDLSQDLIQDTKQRDSFTIYMCVGGSATIMNDFGSVEIEKGQTTLVAAASESITIKTEGAKLLEVTI; translated from the coding sequence ATGAACTTTTACCCCTTAAAATTTCAACCAATACTCAAAGAACGTCTGTGGGGCGGCACAAAATTAAAAGATGTATTGGGCAAGCCGATAGAAAACGATATAACCGGCGAGAGTTGGGAACTATCTACGGTGTCTGGTGACGTCTCTGTAGTCTCGAACGGTAAGCTAGTAGGTAAAACTTTGCAAGAACTTATTGAAGAATTTCCAGAGCAGGTGCTGGGTAATAGTGTTTTTGAAAGATTCGGTACCGATTTTCCTATTCTTATCAAGTTCATCGATGCCAAAAAAGACCTTTCCATACAATTACATCCGAACGATGAGTTGGCCAAAGAACGGCATAACTCTTTTGGCAAAACTGAAATGTGGTATGTGATGGATGCTGATAATGATGCCGAGCTAATAGTCGGTTTCAATAAAGATGTTACGAAAGAGGAATATGCCAATAGCTTAGAGAACGATACATTGTTAGAACTTCTCAATTATGAGAAGGTTAATGAGGGAGATACTTTTTTTATTAATACTGGAAAAATTCATGCCATTGGTGCAGGCGTTTTATTGGCAGAAATACAACAGACTTCAGATATCACCTATCGAGTGTTTGATTTTAATAGGAAGGATAAAAACGGTAATCTACGGGAGTTGCATACAGATTTGGCACTAGATGCTATTGATTATACCAAGAAGGATGATTTCAAGGTAAATTATTCGAATACGAAGGATAAGGTGAACGATATGGTCGAGTGCCCTTATTTTAAGACCAATTTTCTAGATTTGTCACAGGACTTGATACAAGACACCAAGCAAAGGGATTCTTTTACAATTTACATGTGTGTAGGTGGTTCCGCTACGATTATGAACGATTTTGGTTCTGTAGAAATAGAAAAAGGTCAAACTACGTTGGTAGCTGCCGCATCTGAATCGATTACAATCAAGACAGAAGGTGCCAAGTTATTAGAGGTTACCATTTAG
- a CDS encoding isopentenyl-diphosphate delta-isomerase: MKEEQVILVDQEDNQIGTMPKMEAHEKALLHRAFSVFIMNGKGETMLQQRAAHKYHSPLLWTNTCCSHQREGELNIEAGKRRLQEEMGFVAELHELFSFTYKAAFDNGLTEHEFDHVMMGNFEGEPNINPDEVADWKWMKPEDIKSDMQNNPDIYTEWFKIIFEKFYSYISQKTLGDEG; the protein is encoded by the coding sequence TTGAAAGAAGAACAAGTGATCTTGGTAGATCAAGAAGATAATCAAATAGGCACTATGCCTAAAATGGAAGCTCATGAAAAAGCACTTTTACATCGGGCTTTCTCCGTTTTTATTATGAACGGTAAGGGTGAAACTATGCTTCAACAAAGGGCCGCACACAAATATCACTCCCCTCTATTATGGACCAATACCTGTTGTAGTCACCAAAGGGAAGGTGAACTTAATATTGAGGCGGGCAAGAGAAGGTTACAAGAAGAGATGGGTTTCGTAGCTGAGCTTCACGAACTGTTTTCTTTTACCTATAAGGCTGCCTTTGATAACGGACTTACCGAACATGAATTTGATCATGTTATGATGGGTAATTTTGAAGGAGAACCCAATATTAATCCTGATGAGGTGGCCGATTGGAAATGGATGAAACCCGAAGACATCAAATCTGATATGCAGAACAATCCTGATATATATACAGAATGGTTCAAAATCATATTTGAAAAATTCTATAGTTATATATCTCAAAAAACGTTGGGCGATGAAGGTTAA